One genomic segment of Salinigranum rubrum includes these proteins:
- a CDS encoding single-stranded-DNA-specific exonuclease RecJ: MSADVDTDAVASGPVPALTARAAACADRLRAADRVLLASHIDADGLTSAAIASRALERAGIRFETTFEKQLDRAAIERIARTSYDTVLFTDFGSGQLDVITEFEREFTPVVADHHQPADAETEYHLNPLLEGIDGAAELSGAGASYVLGRALGGEANRDLAGLAVVGAVGDMQDGDGGLSGANEGIVREGVEAGVLAEETDLLLYGRQTRPLPKLLEYASEARIPGISNDEAGAVSFLADLDLDLKEEGEWRHWVDLTGEERRTLVNALMRHAISRGVPADRINALVGTTYVLTDETPGTELRDVSEFSTLLNATARYERADVGLAVCLGDRGPALDRARRLLRNHRRNLSEGLQWVKTEGVTVEENVQWFDAGSRIRETIVGIVAGMAVGSGGVRHDLPIIAFADAGDGEVKVSARGSHALVRQGLDLSVVMREASQAVGGDGGGHDVAAGATIPASEREAFVDHSDRIVGEQL, encoded by the coding sequence ATGAGCGCGGACGTAGACACGGACGCCGTGGCGAGTGGACCGGTACCCGCACTCACAGCGCGCGCCGCGGCGTGTGCCGACCGCCTCCGTGCGGCTGACCGCGTCCTCCTCGCCTCCCACATCGACGCCGACGGCCTGACGAGCGCCGCCATCGCCTCCCGCGCGCTCGAACGGGCCGGGATTCGATTCGAGACGACCTTCGAGAAACAGCTCGACCGTGCGGCCATCGAACGCATCGCCCGGACCTCGTACGACACCGTCCTGTTCACCGACTTCGGCAGCGGGCAACTCGACGTCATCACCGAGTTCGAGCGCGAGTTTACGCCTGTCGTCGCCGACCACCACCAGCCGGCCGACGCGGAGACGGAGTACCACCTCAACCCCCTCCTAGAGGGCATCGACGGGGCCGCCGAGCTTTCGGGTGCGGGCGCGAGCTACGTCCTCGGCCGCGCGCTGGGAGGCGAGGCGAACCGCGACCTCGCGGGACTGGCCGTCGTCGGCGCCGTCGGCGACATGCAGGACGGCGACGGCGGGCTGTCGGGGGCGAACGAGGGAATCGTCCGCGAGGGCGTCGAGGCGGGCGTGCTCGCCGAGGAAACCGACCTCTTGCTCTACGGCCGACAGACGCGACCGCTCCCCAAACTCCTCGAGTACGCGAGCGAGGCGCGCATCCCGGGCATCTCGAACGACGAGGCGGGCGCCGTCTCGTTCCTCGCCGACCTGGACCTCGACCTCAAAGAGGAGGGAGAGTGGCGCCACTGGGTCGACCTCACGGGCGAGGAACGGCGGACGCTCGTCAACGCGCTCATGCGTCACGCCATCTCGCGCGGCGTCCCCGCCGACCGAATCAACGCGCTCGTCGGCACGACGTACGTCCTCACGGACGAGACGCCCGGCACCGAGTTGCGAGACGTGAGCGAGTTCTCGACGCTGTTGAACGCGACCGCCCGGTACGAGCGGGCGGACGTCGGGCTGGCGGTCTGTCTCGGCGACCGCGGGCCGGCGCTCGACCGGGCGCGCCGCCTCCTGCGGAACCACCGCCGAAACCTCTCGGAGGGGCTCCAGTGGGTCAAGACCGAGGGCGTCACCGTCGAGGAGAACGTTCAGTGGTTCGACGCCGGGTCGCGAATCCGCGAGACGATCGTCGGCATCGTCGCCGGGATGGCCGTCGGATCCGGCGGCGTCCGCCACGACCTCCCCATCATCGCGTTCGCCGACGCGGGCGACGGGGAGGTGAAGGTCTCCGCGCGCGGGTCACACGCCCTCGTGCGTCAGGGGTTGGACCTCTCGGTCGTGATGCGGGAGGCCTCGCAGGCAGTCGGTGGCGACGGCGGCGGCCACGACGTGGCCGCGGGTGCGACCATCCCGGCGAGCGAGCGAGAGGCGTTCGTCGACCACTCCGACCGAATCGTCGGCGAGCAGCTCTGA
- a CDS encoding extracellular solute-binding protein, producing MEGAPVSRRRALAGMAVALGGAGYVGASGESDTSETVSMLAAGSLNDALENGLRPTVDATLEVEAHGSAQVARLVAEGSKAPDIVSLADVALFDAWVKPAWYAEFATNAVVIAYNPETPGGKRLAAAGSDEWYRPLLDGAVTLGRTDPDLDPLGYRTLFALELATAYYDLDVDLREAVPRREQVYPETQLISGFETGGIDAAVAYRNMAVERDYAYIELPVEVDQSSPHLADHYARATYELPDGTVVSGRPISYGSTMLRDSPAVRDVFEAHVTGPYLDAFGFGVPADYPRYTPHAPDALTN from the coding sequence ATGGAAGGGGCCCCGGTCAGTCGTCGACGTGCCCTGGCCGGGATGGCCGTCGCGCTCGGTGGTGCCGGCTACGTGGGCGCGTCGGGCGAGTCCGACACGTCGGAGACGGTGTCGATGCTCGCCGCCGGAAGCCTGAACGACGCCCTCGAGAACGGGCTTCGTCCGACCGTGGACGCGACGCTCGAAGTCGAGGCACACGGTTCGGCGCAGGTCGCTCGGCTCGTCGCCGAGGGTTCGAAGGCGCCCGACATCGTCTCGCTCGCCGACGTGGCGCTGTTCGACGCGTGGGTGAAACCGGCGTGGTACGCCGAGTTCGCCACGAACGCGGTCGTCATCGCGTACAACCCGGAGACGCCGGGTGGGAAACGGCTGGCCGCGGCGGGGTCCGACGAGTGGTACCGACCGCTCCTCGACGGAGCGGTCACGCTCGGCCGGACCGACCCGGACCTCGACCCGCTCGGCTACCGGACGCTGTTCGCGCTCGAACTGGCGACGGCGTACTACGACCTCGACGTCGACCTGCGCGAGGCGGTTCCGCGCCGCGAGCAGGTCTACCCCGAAACACAACTCATCAGCGGGTTCGAGACGGGAGGCATCGACGCCGCCGTCGCCTACCGCAACATGGCCGTCGAACGCGACTACGCCTACATCGAACTCCCGGTGGAGGTCGACCAGAGCAGCCCCCACCTCGCGGACCACTACGCCCGTGCGACGTACGAACTGCCGGACGGGACCGTCGTCAGCGGCAGACCGATCAGCTACGGGTCGACGATGCTGCGCGACTCGCCCGCGGTTCGCGACGTCTTCGAAGCACACGTCACCGGACCGTACCTCGACGCGTTCGGCTTCGGCGTCCCCGCCGACTACCCACGATACACGCCTCATGCCCCCGACGCACTCACGAACTGA
- a CDS encoding ABC transporter permease has protein sequence MPPTHSRTEGGVERLDWLSVAFLLGAVLLCYYLVPLVSLVVAQPPGAVLDRLTTPDVTAAVRTSVLTAAVSTALATVFGLPLAYWLARTEGRRSALVTALVVLPLVLPPIVSGMVLLTVVGPNTLLGSAATAVGVPLTRSVVGVVLAQTFVASPFVVVTAKAAVESVDRSLEYASRSLGKSRWTTFRRVTLPIAWPGILAGVTLGFARAIGEFGATIMLAYYPRTMPVQIWVSFTTRGLDEAFPIAVVLLGVAVATLVVINALGTSPLE, from the coding sequence ATGCCCCCGACGCACTCACGAACTGAGGGAGGCGTCGAACGACTCGACTGGCTCTCCGTCGCCTTCCTCCTGGGAGCGGTGCTGCTCTGTTACTACCTCGTCCCGCTCGTCTCGCTCGTCGTCGCGCAACCGCCGGGTGCCGTCCTCGACCGGTTGACGACGCCGGACGTCACGGCGGCGGTTCGGACGTCGGTCCTCACCGCGGCCGTGAGCACGGCGCTGGCGACGGTGTTCGGTCTGCCCCTCGCGTACTGGCTCGCACGGACCGAGGGTCGGCGTTCGGCGCTCGTCACCGCGCTCGTCGTCCTCCCGCTCGTCCTCCCGCCCATCGTCAGCGGAATGGTGTTGCTGACGGTCGTCGGGCCGAACACGCTTCTCGGAAGCGCGGCGACGGCGGTCGGGGTACCGTTGACGCGCTCCGTGGTCGGCGTCGTCCTCGCACAGACGTTCGTCGCCTCGCCGTTCGTCGTCGTCACCGCGAAGGCGGCCGTCGAGAGCGTCGACCGGAGTCTCGAGTACGCCTCGCGCTCGCTCGGCAAATCGCGCTGGACGACGTTCCGTCGCGTGACGCTTCCCATCGCGTGGCCGGGAATCCTGGCCGGCGTCACGCTCGGCTTCGCGCGCGCCATCGGCGAGTTCGGCGCGACCATCATGCTCGCGTACTACCCCCGGACGATGCCGGTGCAGATATGGGTCTCTTTCACCACCCGCGGACTGGACGAGGCGTTCCCCATCGCCGTCGTCCTCCTCGGGGTCGCCGTCGCGACGCTCGTCGTCATCAACGCGCTCGGCACGTCGCCCCTGGAGTGA
- a CDS encoding ABC transporter ATP-binding protein codes for MLELTALTKSYPGFEFGPVDLSVERGVLSVLGPSGSGKSTLLSLVAGIVSPDGGEVTLDGRSLVGRPLEARRVGVVFQEGALFPHMTARENVEYAATGRDRVDELAGMLEIEGVLDRRPAALSGGERQRVALARTLAADPDTLLLDEPLSSLDTPIRRRLRDQLHDLFASLDIPVVYVTHDQRAATVLGDRLAVLHAGQVEQVDTPDAVLNRPESAFVARFTGSENVFEAGVVEARGDGAVLRVGDVTLQTTARVAVGTTVTACVRPARVRLVTRDAAPTVPTLTGRVRRTLNEGDEYRMTVACGDWEVTAQVRPEAVDRRDVRPGTTVRLAVPADAVHVIATR; via the coding sequence ATGCTCGAACTCACCGCCCTCACGAAGTCGTACCCCGGATTCGAGTTCGGCCCGGTCGACCTCTCCGTCGAGCGGGGGGTGCTCTCGGTGCTCGGCCCGTCGGGGAGCGGGAAGTCGACGCTGCTGTCGCTCGTCGCGGGCATCGTCAGTCCCGACGGCGGAGAGGTGACGCTCGACGGTCGCTCGCTCGTCGGCCGGCCGCTCGAAGCCCGACGGGTCGGCGTCGTGTTTCAAGAGGGCGCGCTGTTCCCACACATGACCGCCCGGGAGAACGTCGAGTACGCGGCCACGGGGCGTGACCGGGTCGACGAACTCGCCGGAATGCTCGAAATCGAAGGAGTGCTGGACCGCCGCCCCGCAGCGCTTTCGGGCGGCGAACGACAACGGGTCGCCCTCGCACGGACGCTGGCGGCTGACCCCGATACCCTGTTGCTCGACGAACCGCTCTCCAGTTTAGATACCCCCATCCGCCGCCGACTCCGCGACCAGTTACACGACCTCTTCGCCTCGCTCGACATCCCGGTCGTCTACGTGACGCACGACCAGCGGGCGGCGACCGTCCTCGGGGACCGACTCGCCGTGCTTCACGCGGGGCAGGTCGAACAGGTCGACACGCCGGACGCGGTGCTGAACCGACCGGAGAGCGCGTTCGTCGCCCGGTTCACCGGGAGCGAGAACGTGTTCGAGGCGGGCGTCGTCGAAGCACGCGGGGACGGGGCCGTCCTCCGTGTCGGCGACGTGACGCTCCAGACGACGGCACGCGTCGCGGTCGGCACCACCGTCACGGCGTGTGTCCGTCCCGCCCGCGTTCGCCTCGTCACACGCGACGCGGCTCCGACGGTACCGACGCTCACCGGAAGGGTTCGGCGCACCCTGAACGAAGGCGACGAGTACCGGATGACCGTCGCGTGCGGTGACTGGGAAGTGACGGCGCAGGTTCGCCCGGAAGCGGTCGATCGGCGGGACGTGCGACCGGGAACGACGGTACGGCTCGCGGTACCCGCAGACGCGGTTCACGTCATCGCGACACGTTGA
- a CDS encoding DUF5783 family protein codes for MTEFDPEKFEDKYANYFTELQRAYKNAFETMRESYDSDLVHAIDQFVLNESEPFYEDGEFRIDLPEDPAARLEGSGVPVSEETLEAALDDYTEEIRAQLRRIFGLDGE; via the coding sequence ATGACCGAGTTCGACCCCGAGAAGTTCGAGGACAAGTACGCGAACTACTTTACCGAGCTCCAGCGGGCGTACAAGAACGCGTTCGAGACGATGCGGGAGTCATACGACTCGGACCTCGTTCACGCCATCGACCAGTTCGTCCTCAACGAGTCGGAACCGTTCTACGAGGACGGGGAGTTCCGCATCGACCTCCCCGAGGACCCGGCGGCACGACTGGAGGGCAGCGGGGTTCCGGTGAGCGAGGAGACGCTCGAAGCCGCGCTCGACGACTACACGGAGGAGATCAGGGCCCAACTCAGGCGAATCTTCGGGCTCGACGGGGAGTAA
- a CDS encoding NifU family protein yields MSTDAQEADDDLKERVSNFLRRNFPQIQMHGGSAAIQNLDRETGEVTIMLGGACSGCGISPMTIQAIKSRMVKEIPEIEVVHADTGMGGGGHGGGGGMSPSFPGDTTDDSDSDEGPQAPF; encoded by the coding sequence ATGAGCACGGACGCCCAAGAGGCCGACGACGACCTGAAGGAGCGGGTGTCGAACTTCCTGCGCCGGAACTTCCCGCAGATTCAGATGCACGGCGGGAGTGCCGCGATTCAGAACCTCGACCGCGAGACGGGCGAGGTCACCATCATGCTCGGCGGCGCCTGTTCGGGCTGTGGCATCTCGCCGATGACCATCCAGGCCATCAAGTCCCGCATGGTCAAGGAGATCCCCGAGATCGAAGTGGTCCACGCGGACACCGGCATGGGCGGTGGCGGCCACGGCGGCGGCGGCGGCATGTCCCCTTCGTTCCCCGGGGACACGACCGACGATTCCGATTCCGACGAGGGGCCGCAGGCCCCGTTCTGA
- a CDS encoding sulfatase has product MATQPTNVLFVVMDTVRKDHLTPYGYDRPTTPGLEEFAAEATVFEQAVAPAPWTLPVHASLFTGMYPSQHGADQENPYLDGATTLAETLSREGYDTACYSSNAWITPYTHLTDGFDEQDNFFEVMPGEFLSGPLAKAWQTLNDNERLRAIADKLVSLGNTAHEYLAGGEGADSKTPSVIDQTQTFVSDSQSESGWFAFINLMDAHLPYHPPEEFKREFAPGVDSADVCQNSKEYNSGARDITEEEFEDIRGLYDAEIAHIDAELTRLFDFLKEEDEWEDTAVVVCADHGELHGEHDLYGHEFCLYDPLVNVPLMVKHPALDANRRADQVELLDIYHTVLDALDVEGGVPTSAGETAIARDRTRSLLSDSYRQFSRASNPDAGQRAAPEGEYAFVEYSRPVVELKQLEEKAKGAGITLPTDSRFYSRMRAARRPDAKYVRIDRIPDEAYRLDRDPDELEPLSTDDEAIAATEAALSAFEEYIGGAWTDALDDEVSDDTVEEMDDEAQERLRDLGYLE; this is encoded by the coding sequence ATGGCAACCCAGCCCACGAACGTCCTCTTCGTGGTGATGGACACGGTCCGGAAGGACCACCTCACGCCGTACGGCTACGACCGTCCGACGACGCCGGGTCTGGAGGAGTTCGCGGCCGAGGCGACCGTCTTCGAGCAGGCAGTCGCGCCTGCGCCGTGGACGCTACCCGTCCACGCCTCGCTCTTCACGGGGATGTATCCGAGCCAGCACGGTGCCGACCAGGAGAACCCCTACCTCGACGGGGCGACCACGTTGGCCGAAACCCTGTCTCGGGAGGGGTACGACACGGCCTGTTACTCGTCGAACGCGTGGATCACTCCTTACACCCACCTCACCGACGGATTCGACGAACAGGATAACTTCTTCGAGGTGATGCCCGGCGAGTTCCTCTCGGGTCCCCTCGCGAAAGCGTGGCAGACGCTCAACGACAACGAGCGACTGCGCGCCATCGCCGACAAACTCGTCAGCCTCGGGAACACCGCCCACGAATACCTCGCGGGCGGGGAAGGTGCGGACTCGAAGACACCCTCCGTCATCGACCAGACCCAGACGTTCGTCTCCGACTCACAGTCGGAGTCGGGGTGGTTCGCGTTCATCAACCTGATGGACGCACACCTCCCGTACCACCCGCCGGAGGAGTTCAAACGGGAGTTCGCTCCCGGCGTCGACTCCGCCGATGTGTGTCAGAACTCGAAGGAGTACAACTCGGGCGCGCGCGACATCACAGAGGAGGAGTTCGAGGACATCCGCGGGCTGTACGACGCCGAAATCGCTCACATCGACGCCGAACTCACGCGGTTGTTCGACTTCCTCAAAGAGGAAGACGAGTGGGAAGACACGGCGGTCGTCGTCTGCGCCGACCACGGCGAACTCCACGGGGAACACGACCTCTACGGCCACGAGTTCTGCCTCTACGACCCGCTCGTCAACGTCCCACTGATGGTCAAGCATCCGGCGCTCGACGCAAACCGGAGGGCGGACCAGGTCGAACTGCTCGACATCTACCACACCGTCCTCGACGCGCTCGACGTCGAGGGCGGAGTACCCACCAGCGCGGGCGAGACAGCCATCGCACGCGACCGGACACGGTCGCTGCTCTCCGACTCGTACCGACAGTTCAGTCGGGCGTCGAACCCTGATGCCGGTCAGCGGGCCGCGCCCGAGGGCGAGTACGCGTTCGTCGAGTACTCCCGCCCCGTCGTCGAACTCAAACAGTTAGAGGAGAAGGCCAAGGGCGCCGGCATCACCCTCCCCACCGACTCGCGCTTTTACTCGCGGATGCGCGCGGCGCGGCGTCCCGACGCGAAGTACGTCCGAATCGACCGCATCCCCGACGAGGCGTACCGACTCGACCGCGACCCCGACGAACTGGAACCGCTCTCCACCGACGACGAGGCTATCGCCGCGACCGAGGCGGCGCTGAGCGCGTTCGAAGAGTACATCGGTGGGGCGTGGACCGACGCCCTCGACGACGAGGTGAGCGACGACACGGTCGAGGAGATGGACGACGAGGCACAGGAACGACTGCGTGACCTCGGCTACCTCGAGTAG
- a CDS encoding tautomerase family protein, translating into MPHLRFETTATPADRTGFVEWVTAEFADVMETGTGHVGVSIRVCDRRDLSMGRAGDDEDVVLVNADIRAGRSEKQRRTLAASIIESVSKRWGVPEPNVYLVYTEHGGRDFHLAEGALASWDEVEAETGAGRHTG; encoded by the coding sequence ATGCCACACCTGCGATTCGAGACGACGGCGACACCGGCGGACAGAACGGGGTTCGTCGAGTGGGTCACCGCCGAGTTCGCGGACGTGATGGAGACCGGGACGGGCCACGTCGGCGTCTCTATCCGCGTTTGCGACCGACGAGACCTCTCGATGGGACGCGCGGGTGACGACGAGGACGTCGTGCTCGTCAACGCCGACATCCGCGCGGGTCGGAGCGAGAAACAGCGCCGAACGCTCGCTGCTTCGATTATCGAATCGGTCTCGAAACGGTGGGGTGTTCCCGAACCGAACGTCTATCTCGTCTACACCGAACACGGCGGACGCGACTTCCACCTCGCCGAGGGAGCGCTCGCCTCGTGGGACGAGGTGGAAGCCGAAACCGGGGCTGGACGGCACACCGGATAG
- a CDS encoding DUF7130 family rubredoxin-like protein yields MSEKASATDAAESVVDVDIGTTVYDADGNELGTVRGLDDVGFYVRSAEGTGRVGFEEARDAFGVGYVMWRCWECGEMGQIDDELPESCPACDAPREELYYWAED; encoded by the coding sequence ATGTCCGAGAAGGCATCCGCAACGGACGCTGCTGAATCGGTCGTCGACGTCGACATCGGAACGACGGTGTACGACGCGGACGGAAACGAACTCGGGACCGTCCGTGGTCTCGATGACGTCGGCTTCTACGTCCGGTCCGCCGAGGGGACCGGTCGAGTCGGGTTCGAGGAGGCCCGCGACGCGTTCGGCGTCGGCTACGTCATGTGGCGCTGTTGGGAGTGCGGCGAGATGGGGCAGATCGATGACGAACTCCCCGAATCCTGTCCGGCGTGTGACGCACCTCGCGAGGAGTTGTACTACTGGGCCGAAGACTGA